The following are encoded in a window of Arachis duranensis cultivar V14167 unplaced genomic scaffold, aradu.V14167.gnm2.J7QH unplaced_Scaffold_165934, whole genome shotgun sequence genomic DNA:
- the LOC107477691 gene encoding 50S ribosomal protein HLP, mitochondrial, with protein MAASFASRCSRVSRSLFGGLSNNSPGLFTTSHEMTCSNSFSQLQQQRTFIQMRTVLKVADNSGAKKVMCIQALKGKKGARLGDTIVASVKEAHPNGKVKKGKVVYGVVVRAAMQRGRCDGSEVKFDDNAVVLVDKQGQPIGTRVFGPVPHELRQKKHVKILTLAGHIA; from the exons ATGGCTGCAAGCTTCGCTTCCAGGTGCTCTCGTG TGAGTCGTTCTCTGTTCGGTGGATTAAGCAACAACTCCCCTGGTTTATTTACCACATCACATGAGATGACATGCAGCAATTCCTTTTCTCAG CTGCAGCAACAGCGCACCTTCATACAAATGAGGACCGTTCTCAAGGTCGCAGACAACTCTGGGGCTAAAAAGGTCATGTGTATACAGGCTCTGAAAGGTAAGAAAGGAGCGAGATTAGGCGACACAATAGTAGCATCCGTGAAGGAAGCACATCCTAATGGAAAAGTGAAGAAAGGAAAAGTAGTATATGGTGTGGTTGTGCGTGCGGCAATGCAAAGGGGGCGATGCGACGGCAGTGAGGTCAAGTTTGACGACAATGCTGTGGTGCTTGTCGACAAGCAAGGCCAGCCTATTGGGACCAGAGTTTTTGGACCTGTCCCTCATGAGCTGAGGCAGAAGAAGCATGTCAAGATTCTTACCTTGGCAGGACATATTGCTTAA
- the LOC127743952 gene encoding zinc finger BED domain-containing protein RICESLEEPER 2 (The sequence of the model RefSeq protein was modified relative to this genomic sequence to represent the inferred CDS: added 77 bases not found in genome assembly), protein MDMSDAVIVKSSRLKSVVWNDFDRIKKGDTCVAICRHCKKKLSGSSSSGTSHLRNHLIRCQRRSNHGVAQFITSREKRKEGTLAIANFNLGQDQSRDETLSLVNIKFEQTQLKDESVNAGTSTFDQRRSRFDLARMIILHGYPLDMVEHVGFRVFVKNLQPLFELVTLNRVEADCIEIYEKERKKMNEMLDKLPGKISLSVDEWTAGGNAEYLCLTANYIDESWQLRKKILNFIRVDRFHTEDMLSEAVMTCLMDWDIDRKLFSLILDSCSTSDNIAIRISERLSQNRFLYCNGQLFDIRCVINVLNIMAQHALGAVSEIAEKIREIVRYTKSSQTVQAKFNDMAKEVGILSQKCLFLDNPLQWNTTYSMLEAALEFKDVFILLQENDTSYRICLSDVEWERISTVNSYLKLFVDVIEIFTRSKFPTANIYFPELCDVKLNLNEWCKNSDEYISSLALRLRSKFDEYWEKCSLGLAVAAMLDPRFKMKLLDYYYPQIYGSMSPGRIEEVFEGVKALYDEHSIGSPLASHDQGLAWQVGSGTLCLPSSTKDSRDRLMGFDKFLHETSQGEGVKSDLEKYLEEPLFPRNVE, encoded by the coding sequence ATGGATATGTCAGATGCTGTCATTGTCAAATCTAGTAGGCTGAAATCTGTTGTATGGAATGATTTTGATAGGATAAAAAAAGGAGATACCTGTGTGGCTATCTGTAGGCATTGTAAAAAGAAATTGAGCGGGTCAAGTTCCAGTGGGACATCACATCTAAGGAACCATTTGATCAGGTGTCAGAGAAGATCTAATCATGGCGTAGCACAATTCATTACTtcaagagagaagagaaaggaaGGGACTCTTGCAATTGCAAATTTCAATTTGGGTCAAGATCAGAGCAGAGATGAAACCCTTAGCCTTGTGAATATTAAATTTGAGCAGACACAGTTGAAAGATGAATCTGTCAATGCTGGAACTAGTACCTTTGATCAAAGACGGAGTAGATTTGATCTTGCTCGCATGATCATCCTACATGGGTATCCATTGGATATGGTGGAGCATGTTGGTTTCCGAGTTTTTGTAAAGAATCTACAGCCGTTGTTTGAGCTTGTGACATTGAATAGGGTTGAGGCTGATTGTATTGAGATAtatgagaaagagagaaaaaagatgAATGAGATGTTAGACAAACTACCTGGGAAAATCAGCCTTAGCGTCGATGAGTGGACTGCTGGCGGGAATGCTGAGTATTTGTGTTTGACAGCGAATTACATTGATGAATCATGGCAGTTAAGAAAGaagatattaaattttataaggGTTGATCGTTTTCACACTGAAGACATGCTTTCAGAAGCTGTCATGACTTGTCTGATGGATTGGGATATTGACCGCAAGTTGTTCTCCTTGATACTGGATAGTTGTTCTACTTCTGATAACATTGCGATTAGAATCAGTGAGAGGCTTTCACAAAACAGGTTTCTTTACTGTAATGGGCAACTATTTGATATACGCTGTGTTATAAATGTTCTTAATATCATGGCTCAACATGCTTTGGGAGCTGTGAGTGAAATAGCGGAAAAGATTCGAGAAATTGTTCGCTATACTAAAAGTTCACAAACTGTGCAGGCAAAGTTTAATGACATGGCTAAAGAAGTTGGGATCCTGAGTCAAAAGTGCTTGTTTCTAGATAATCCCTTGCAATGGAATACGACTTATTCAATGCTTGAAGCTGCCTTAGAATTCAAGGATGTTTTCATTCTTCTGCAAGAAAATGACACATCCTACAGAATCTGTTTATCTGATGTAGAGTGGGAGAGGATCAGCACAGTTAATAGCTACTTGAAGCTTTTTGTTGATGTCATTGAAATTTTCACTAGGAGCAAGTTTCCAACAGCGAACATATATTTTCCTGAACTCTGTGATGTTAAGTTGAATTTGAATGAATGGTGCAAGAACTCGGATGAATATATCAGTTCTTTGGCATTGAGACTGAGAAGTAAGTTTGATGAATATTGGGAGAAATGTAGCTTAGGGTTGGCAGTAGCAGCCATGTTAGACCCTAGATTTAAGATGAAGTTGTTAGATTATTACTACCCACAAATCTATGGTAGCATGTCTCCCGGTCGCATCGAAGAGGTCTTTGAGGGTGTGAAGGCTCTATACGATGAACATTCAATAGGCTCCCCATTAGCTTCTCATGATCAAGGTTTGGCCTGGCAGGTTGGCAGTGGGACACTTTGCTTACCAAGTTCCACTAAGGACTCCCGGGATAGACTGATGGGGTTCGACAAATTTCTCCATG